A single region of the Brassica rapa cultivar Chiifu-401-42 chromosome A03, CAAS_Brap_v3.01, whole genome shotgun sequence genome encodes:
- the LOC103860755 gene encoding transcription factor GTE6 has product MAESVPVSSDIPAGESKILPVEAETIKQRVEEVVQWVDSLEHKLTEVENFYSTIAVSNSSPRHVVGIRKVQQEAARREAVAAKRMHDLMRQFGTIFRQITQHKCAWPFMHPVDVESLGLDDYYEVIDEPMDFSTIKNQMEAKDGTGYKHVMQIYADMRLVFENAMKYNEDASDVYSMAKTLLQKFEEKWAHFLPKVQEEEKIREEEEKQAAMEALLAKEASHTKTTRDLSNEICNVNDELEKLRNVVVGRCRKITSEEKRNIGFALLKLSTDELQKVLGIVAQADPRFQTRAEEVTIEMDVLDEPTLWRLKFFVKDALENAKKKEETIRTKQNNEVSNKRNAVNKLAERRTKRTCL; this is encoded by the exons ATGGCGGAATCAGTGCCGGTATCAAGTGATATACCCGCCGGAGAATCCAAGATTCTCCCTGTCGAGGCCGAAACCATCAAGCAGAGAGTCGAAGAGGTTGTACAATGGGTTGATTCG CTTGAACATAAACTGACAGAAGTAGAAAACTTTTACTCGACAATTGCCGTCTCAAACTCCTCCCCTAGACATGTTGTTGGGATCAGGAAGGTCCAACAAGAGGCTGCGCGTAGAGAAGCCGTTGCTGCAAAGAGAATGCATGACCTCATGCGTCAGTTCGGAACAATCTTCCGTCAG ATAACTCAGCACAAGTGCGCATGGCCTTTTATGCATCCTGTCGATGTAGAAAGTCTTGGTCTTGATGACTACTATGAG GTTATTGACGAGCCCATGGACTTCAGCACGATAAAGAATCAGATGGAGGCTAAAGACGGTACCGGGTACAAACATGTGATGCAAATATACGCTGATATGCGGCTAGTGTTTGAGAACGCAATGAAGTATAACGAAGATGCAAGTGATGTCTACTCTATGGCCAAAACATTACTGCAAAAGTTTGAGGAGAAATGGGCACACTTTCTTCCTAAGGTTCAAGAAGAG GAGAAAATACGGGAGGAAGAGGAGAAGCAAGCGGCAATGGAGGCGCTGCTAGCAAAAGAAGCATCTCATACCAAAACAACTAGAGATTTGAGCAATGAG ATTTGCAATGTTAATGACGAGCTGGAGAAGCTAAGGAATGTAGTTGTGGGAAGATGCAG GAAAATTACAAGTGAGGAGAAACGTAATATTGGTTTTGCATTATTGAAACTGTCTACGGATGAGCTACAGAAGGTGTTGGGTATAGTTGCTCAGGCTGATCCTAGATTTCAAACTAGAGCTGAAGAAGTGACGATTGAGATGGACGTACTG GACGAACCAACACTGTGGAGGCTAAAGTTTTTTGTGAAGGATGCATTGGAGAAtgcaaagaaaaaagaagagacaataaggacaaaacaaaacaatgagGTTTCTAACAAGCGAAATGCAGTGAACAAGTTGGCAGAGAGAAGAACCAAGCGGACATGCTTGTGA
- the LOC103860758 gene encoding RNA-binding protein CP33, chloroplastic — MSSAYCSSAVAVSTAATVSSATTFNPLFSFHSNFKLFYRITPKPFKLVAKCPTPPLFLHLNTRRHRLFCAAEDEIPPSSEEDEEENEENEDADETQTTQASVEEGRLYVGNLPYTITASELSQLFGEAGNVVDVQIVYDKVTDRSRGFGFVTMGTIEEAKEAIQMFNSSQIGGRTVKVNFPEVPRGGEREVMRTKIRDSNKSYVDSPHKIYAGNLGWNLTSQGLKDAFGDQPGVLGAKVIYERNSGRSRGFGFVSFESEGELQSALSAMNGVEVEGRALRLNLASERATVPPPTVAGGEGSLEGSEVLSNIST, encoded by the exons ATGTCTTCAGCTTATTGTTCCTCCGCCGTGGCGGTTTCCACCGCAGCCACCGTTTCCTCCGCCACTACCTTTAACCCACTATTCTCCTTCCATTCGAATTTCAAACTCTTCTATCGCATCACACCAAAACCCTTCAAACTCGTCGCCAAATGCCCTACTCCTCCTCTCTTCCTCCATCTAAACACCCGTCGCCACCGCCTCTTCTGCGCCGCCGAAGACGAAATCCCGCCGTCATCCGAAGAAGACGAGGAAGAAAACGAAGAAAACGAAGACGCAGATGAGACACAGACGACGCAAGCGAGCGTTGAGGAAGGGAGGCTGTACGTTGGGAACTTGCCTTACACAATCACTGCCTCTGAGCTCTCCCAGCTTTTCGGAGAAGCTGGAAACGTCGTCGATGTTCAG ATTGTGTACGATAAAGTCACTGACAGAAGCAGAGGGTTTGGATTCGTAACCATGGGAACCATCGAAGAAGCTAAAGAAGCGATTCAGATGTTCAACAGCTCT CAAATCGGTGGTAGGACGGTGAAAGTGAACTTCCCGGAGGTGCCTAGAGGCGGAGAGAGGGAAGTGATGAGGACTAAGATTCGTGATAGTAACAAGAGTTATGTTGACAGTCCTCACAAGATCTATGCAGGGAACCTTGGTTGGAATCTGACGTCGCAAGGTCTTAAAGATGCGTTTGGAGATCAGCCTGGTGTGCTTGGTGCTAAAGTTATCTACGAAAGAAACAGTGGGAGGTCTAGGGGGTTTGGTTTCGTCTCTTTTGAGTCGGAAGGAGAGCTTCAGTCTGCTCTGAGTGCTATGAACGGTGTG GAAGTTGAAGGACGAGCGCTGAGGCTAAACTTGGCTTCGGAGAGAGCTACCGTGCCTCCTCCTACTGTAGCAGGAGGAGAGGGCAGTCTAGAGGGCAGTGAGGTGCTTTCGAACATTAGTACATGA
- the LOC103860756 gene encoding putative F-box protein At3g52320, protein MSFSFRLAAARKRSKTVVKPAWNLLDELLMEILPRLPAKSLMRFKCVSRLWYSLITSRYLTNLFLKYSSPSVQRSRMLMSFVDSDEPYKYALISSSHDPVPLISPFYPAPMYDLDQDLTMPRIGGCFVSALRGLLCVRLLRSVRICNLTTMQRVTLPIITSRIVPENNENIWSYFGHEPVHDEYKVLSTVWEVSEEEIIMRSEHQVLVLGHGASWRSTLSTSPPPPHCPYMHGISINGVLYYGAWVVKNKCVVMSFDMRYEEFTLIELPVEAGIVWEARYMNLMNYKGKLAVFEYSRIMINGSIDLWFVQDAGKSGWSEKKSFVLPIFETRTLSMASRLLIQPTSHSSEICLTPEEICRHNPRCVIYDLERCKITKLINGMRIVDRFWGSRFMQTTFWDDIESIMYLET, encoded by the coding sequence ATGAGTTTTTCGTTTCGCCTAGCAGCCGCCAGAAAGAGAAGCAAGACTGTCGTGAAACCTGCATGGAACCTCCTGGATGAGCTATTGATGGAGATCCTGCCGAGATTGCCGGCCAAATCGCTGATGAGGTTCAAGTGTGTGTCAAGGCTCTGGTATTCCCTTATCACTTCCCGATATCTTACCAATCTTTTCCTTAAATATTCATCACCGTCGGTTCAAAGAAGCCGTATGCTCATGTCTTTTGTGGACTCTGACGAGCCGTACAAGTATGCGTTGATCTCATCGTCTCATGACCCTGTCCCTCTCATATCACCTTTCTACCCTGCCCCCATGTATGACCTCGACCAAGATCTTACCATGCCGAGAATAGGAGGCTGCTTTGTCAGCGCTCTTCGCGGCTTGCTATGTGTCAGACTTCTGAGAAGTGTTCGAATATGTAACCTTACCACCATGCAACGTGTGACCTTGCCCATTATAACATCAAGAATTGTGCCTGAAAATAATGAGAATATTTGGAGCTACTTTGGGCACGAACCTGTTCATGATGAATACAAAGTGCTTAGTACAGTTTGGGAGGTGAGCGAGGAAGAGATAATAATGAGATCTGAGCATCAGGTGTTGGTACTTGGTCATGGAGCTTCATGGAGAAGCACCCTAAGCACCAGTCCTCCCCCTCCTCACTGTCCTTACATGCATGGTATCTCCATCAACGGTGTTTTGTATTATGGAGCTTGGGTTGTCAAAAATAAATGTGTGGTCATGAGTTTTGACATGAGATATGAGGAGTTCACTTTGATCGAACTGCCTGTTGAGGCTGGCATTGTATGGGAGGCGCGTTACATGAATCTCATGAACTACAAAGGCAAACTAGCTGTGTTTGAATATTCAAGAATTATGATTAATGGTAGCATAGATTTATGGTTTGTTCAGGATGCGGGCAAGAGTGGATGGTCGGAGAAGAAGTCTTTTGTTTTGCCTATTTTCGAAACGCGCACACTGTCCATGGCCAGCAGGTTGCTGATACAACCCACAAGTCACAGCAGTGAAATTTGTCTGACACCGGAAGAAATCTGTCGGCATAATCCACGCTGTGTCATTTATGATTTGGAGAGGTGCAAGATAACAAAACTCATTAATGGAATGAGAATAGTTGATAGGTTTTGGGGAAGCAGGTTTATGCAGACGACTTTTTGGGATGATATTGAGAGCATCATGTATTTGGAAACCTAA
- the LOC103860757 gene encoding ATP synthase subunit d, mitochondrial, whose protein sequence is MSGAGKKVADVAFKASRTIDWEGMAKVLVTDEARREFSNLRRAFDEVNTQLQTKFSQEPEPIDWDFYRKGIGSGIVDMYKEAYDSVEIPKYVDNVTPEYKPKFDALLVELKEAEQKSLKESERLEKEIIDVQEISKKLSTMTADEYFEKHPELKKKFDDEIRNDYWGY, encoded by the exons atgagCGGAGCAGGCAAGAAAGTGGCGGATGTGGCATTCAAAGCGTCGAGGACTATAGATTGGGAAGGGATGGCTAAGGTCCTCGTCACCGACGAGGCTCGCAGAGAGTTCTCTAACCTCCGACGCGCTTTCGACGAGGTCAACACGCAGCTCCAGACAAAGTTCAGCCAG GAGCCAGAACCTATTGATTGGGATTTCTACAGAAAGGGTATTGGATCCGGCATTGTTGACATGTACAAGGAAGCTTATGACA GCGTTGAGATTCCCAAGTACGTGGACAATGTTACCCCTGAATACAAGCCAAAGTTTGATGCTTTG TTGGTGGAACTGAAAGAAGCAGAACAGAAGTCGCTCAAGGAGTCTGAACGGCTGGAGAAGGAAATTATTGATGTCCAGGAGATAAGC AAAAAGCTCAGCACAATGACTGCAGATGAGTACTTTGAGAAGCACCCAGAACTCAAAAAGAAGTTTGATGACGAAATCCGTAACGACTACTGGGGATACTGA
- the LOC103860754 gene encoding uncharacterized protein LOC103860754 produces MKMEECAAKENENPCGLETELAERSIWLMKCPSLAASSLKSLPLPDDPFLPVAKLILSIDPLASVDDETKVAMELTRDEFGNIPKRYALDMSKDFIPMFVFSESSSHGEGKIKGTKVEYKIVPQE; encoded by the exons ATGAAGATGGAAGAATGTGCGGCTAAGGAGAATGAGAACCCATGCGGTTTGGAAACGGAGTTAGCAGAGAGATCAATATGGCTGATGAAATGCCCTTCTCTGGCTGCTTCCTCTCTAAAGTCTCTTCCTTTACCGGACGATCCGTTCCTTCCTGTAGCCAAACTCATACTCTCCATAGACCCTCTCGCTTCTGTAGACGATGAAACCAAA GTTGCAATGGAACTAACGCGAGATGAGTTTGGAAACATCCCAAAACGTTATGCTTTGGATATGTCTAAAGATTTCATCCCCATGTTTGTCTTCAGTGAGTCTTCTTCACATG GAGAAGGGAAGATTAAAGGAACTAAGGTTGAGTACAAGATTGTCCCCCAGGAATAG
- the LOC103860753 gene encoding transcription termination factor MTERF6, chloroplastic/mitochondrial, with protein MEVVTSTSSNSMSIKHFLKSKGFDEQSIDKMLTKCKHLENAQTDVASQNWDYLTNTVGIQDRKLPYIVSRCPKILTLRLHERLVPMFECLSSLGRNPREVTSAITKFPPILAHSLEEKLCPLLAFFQALGVPESHLGKILLFNPRLISYGIETKLAVIVSFLASLGLDKDSGVIGQVLVKHPFLMGYSVEKRLRPTTEFLKSCVGLSDDGVVSVFVNHPQVVCRDVGKILRPNYEYLKECGFGDAQIASMVAGYPPVLIKSVGNSLRPRIRFLVDVMGRGLDEVAGYPQFFQHGLKKKVESRYKVVKKSDVDCSLRDMLDCNNKKFHEKFGVLRV; from the coding sequence ATGGAGGTTGTGACAAGCACCAGCAGCAACAGCATGAGCATCAAACACTTCCTAAAGTCGAAAGGCTTCGACGAGCAGAGCATCGACAAGATGCTCACAAAATGCAAACACCTCGAAAACGCTCAAACCGACGTCGCATCGCAGAACTGGGACTACTTAACCAACACTGTCGGGATACAAGACCGTAAGCTCCCTTACATCGTCTCCCGCTGCCCCAAGATCCTAACTTTACGCCTCCACGAGCGTCTCGTCCCCATGTTCGAGTGCCTCTCCTCCCTCGGAAGAAACCCGCGTGAAGTCACTTCCGCAATCACCAAGTTCCCTCCCATCCTCGCTCACAGCCTCGAGGAGAAGCTCTGCCCTCTCCTCGCCTTCTTCCAAGCCTTGGGAGTCCCTGAGTCCCACCTCGGGAAGATACTCCTTTTCAACCCGAGGCTTATCAGCTACGGGATCGAGACCAAGCTTGCTGTTATAGTCAGCTTTCTCGCTAGCCTTGGTCTTGATAAAGACAGTGGTGTGATTGGTCAGGTTCTTGTGAAGCATCCTTTTCTGATGGGTTACAGTGTTGAGAAGAGGCTGCGTCCTACGACCGAGTTCTTGAAGTCGTGTGTCGGTTTGAGTGACGATGGGGTTGTGTCTGTGTTTGTGAACCACCCGCAAGTTGTGTGCAGGGACGTTGGGAAGATACTCAGACCGAACTATGAGTATTTGAAGGAGTGTGGGTTTGGGGATGCGCAGATTGCGAGTATGGTGGCTGGTTACCCACCTGTTTTGATAAAGAGTGTTGGGAACTCGCTAAGGCCTAGGATTAGGTTCTTGGTGGATGTGATGGGGAGAGGGTTGGATGAAGTGGCTGGTTATCCTCAGTTTTTTCAGCATGGGTTGAAGAAGAAGGTGGAGTCGAGGTATAAAGTTGTTAAGAAGAGTGATGTTGACTGCAGCCTTAGAGATATGTTGGACTGTAACAATAAGAAGTTTCATGAAAAGTTTGGCGTTTTAAGAGTTTAA
- the LOC117132627 gene encoding B3 domain-containing protein REM7-like, which translates to MANVANDGIMAEVNRMLEEMFLLETGMVSCPWVTQRLAAGDRLSVRVFLRRINGTLTPAEENEMMAIPHEPHFFKPLLPGFHSGVTIPLAFFSKHIEGKTNQKTWKLRSDASDQTWEVILEGRILTGGWKDFTTAHDLQIGDLVIFKHEGDMVFHVTPFGPSCCEIQYTHPHIIKEEADSGDADDNEIRGTVAMSSFSYDFCFLAEVTASNLKADKLYLPKRATSSTALNKQCQEMILVNKEGNSWTASLRFSESDGMYYITRGWGKFCRDNRCDIGDLFVFNLVGDGKTTPLLCVCLESKECSELLSKHLSIKRGDIASSSRVN; encoded by the exons ATGGCGAACGTTGCGAACGACGGAATCATGGCTGAGGTGAATCGCATGTTGGAGGAGATGTTTCTGCTTGAGACGGGA ATGGTTTCTTGTCCTTGGGTTACACAGAGGCTAGCTGCTGGGGACAGACTTTCTGTTAGAGTGTTCCTGAGGAGAATCAATGGAACCCTTACTCCTGCTGAAGAGAATGAAATG ATGGCGATTCCACATGAACCTCATTTCTTTAAGCCTCTGCTTCCTGGTTTCCACAGTGGTGTC ACAATACCACTTGCCTTCTTCTCAAAGCACATAGAAGGGAAGACGAACCAGAAAACATGGAAACTAAGATCGGACGCTTCAGATCAAACTTGGGAAGTGATACTAGAAGGCAGGATACTCACCGGAGGTTGGAAAGATTTCACCACAGCACACGACCTTCAAATCGGTGACCTTGTCATCTTCAAACACGAAGGAGACATGGTGTTTCATGTGACTCCTTTTGGTCCTAGCTGTTGTGAGATTCAGTATACACATCCTCACATCATCAAGGAAGAAGCCGACTCCGGTGATGCTGATGACAATGAGATTA GAGGAACAGTGGcaatgtcttctttctcatatgACTTCTGTTTTTTGGCTGAGGTCACTGCTTCAAATCTAAAAGCAGACAAACTT TATCTTCCTAAGCGAGCTACTAGTTCTACTGCTTTGAACAAACAATGCCAAGAGATGATACTAGTGAACAAAGAGGGAAACTCATGGACTGCGAGTTTGCGATTTAGCGAATCAGACGGCATGTATTACATCACAAGGGGCTGGGGAAAGTTCTGTCGTGATAACAGATGCGACATAGGAGACTTATTTGTCTTCAATCTGGTTGGAGATGGGAAAACTACTCCCTTGTTGTGTGTATGCCTGGAAAGTAAAGAGTGTTCTGAACTACTGAGCAAACACTTGAGCATAAAGCGTG GTGATATTGCTTCAAGCTCACGGGTGAATTAG